DNA sequence from the Lentisphaerota bacterium genome:
ATGAACTGCGCCGCGACCTCGAATTTCTGATGCTGGTCGGTAATCTGCTGGCCGCCGCCGTAGCGGCGATGAGTGAGAGCATAGCCGAGCGCGACAGCTTGCTCGTCGAGAACGAGCGGCTGCGCCGTCAGCTCGGCAACCGCTACCAGCCCAGCAATCTGGTCGGCAACTCCCGCCTGATGCGCCAAGTGTACGACCAGATCGTTCAGGTCGCCGACAGCGCCGCGACGGTCCTGATCCGCGGCGAATCGGGCACCGGCAAGGAGCTCGTCGCCCGCGCCCTGCACTACGGCAGCGCCCGCCGCAACGGCCCATTCATCGGTGTCAACTGCGCCGCTCTCCCCGAAACCCTCATCGAGAGCGAGTTGTTCGGGCACGAGAAGGGGGCCTTCACCGGCGCACAGCAGCAGCGCAAGGGGCGTTTCGAACTGGCTAATGGCGGCACGCTTTTTCTGGATGAGATCGGCGACATCAGCCCGGCCGTGCAGATCCGCCTGCTGCGCGTGCTCCAGGAGCGCGTCGTCGACCGCGTGGGCGGTGATGTCCCGATCACCGTCAACGTCCGCATCATCGCCGCCACCAACCGTAATGTGGAGGCTGCAATCAAGGAGGGGCGGTTCCGCGAGGATCTCTACTACCGGCTCAACGTCTTTCCCATCTATCTGCCGCCGCTGCGCGAACGGAAGTCCGACATCCTCCTGCTCGCCGAGTTTTTTTTGAAGAAGCACTGCGAGGTCTACGGCAAGAACATCAAGCGCATCTCCACCACCGCCATTAACATGATGATGGCGTATCACTGGCCGGGGAACGTCCGCGAGCTTGAAAATTGCATCGAGCGCGCGGTGCTGACTGCAACCGACGAAGTGATCCACGGCTACTCCCTGCCGCCGACGCTACAGACCAGCGAGGCGACGCACACGGCGTCGCTTCCCGACGACGGCGCCAACTTCCGGACACTGATGGAAAGCTACGAGCGCGAGACCCTCGTGGATGCCCTGAAGAAGCATCGCGGAAACGCTGCTGCGGCTGC
Encoded proteins:
- a CDS encoding GAF domain-containing protein, producing the protein MTDRATQELAVLYRISQALLHRQAVSTLLQEVLDILEHEIGLSHGALSLRKPDSDIFVIEASRGLTPEEMQRGQYRIGEGITGMVAQSGQPEIVLDISQDPRFLNRTRSRTGKKTAFICTPIIHNGVVVGTISTDRPPSPEDELRRDLEFLMLVGNLLAAAVAAMSESIAERDSLLVENERLRRQLGNRYQPSNLVGNSRLMRQVYDQIVQVADSAATVLIRGESGTGKELVARALHYGSARRNGPFIGVNCAALPETLIESELFGHEKGAFTGAQQQRKGRFELANGGTLFLDEIGDISPAVQIRLLRVLQERVVDRVGGDVPITVNVRIIAATNRNVEAAIKEGRFREDLYYRLNVFPIYLPPLRERKSDILLLAEFFLKKHCEVYGKNIKRISTTAINMMMAYHWPGNVRELENCIERAVLTATDEVIHGYSLPPTLQTSEATHTASLPDDGANFRTLMESYERETLVDALKKHRGNAAAAARFLQATQRVINYRIRQLGIDPKAYR